One window of the Acinetobacter equi genome contains the following:
- the rseP gene encoding RIP metalloprotease RseP: MSALFIIIAAILLLGPLIAIHEFGHYFVARKLGVKVLVYSIGFGPTLFKWTSKKSGIQYQLSALPLGGYVRMLDEREGNVPEEDLPYAFNRQNPWKRIAIVAAGPFINLAFAVLLFWILFLPAQEQLNTRVGAIMPNSPAAMLQMQVGDKITTIDQTSVSTWEKLNFALVDRAGETGTIVVSVDRNGQEKTFNLPIQNFLNDQSKSPLDALGFAPYRPEIPAVVSKLSEDGAAIRQGMQPGDKIVAIDGQPMKEWFDVVQVVQASPEKLLKIEVVRNNQSVLLEIMPQGKKDNMGNVVGMLGVQSDPGKIIVPDSFKQTIQYNPAEAFVMAVEKTGQISSMILHSIVKMIRGMIGLENLSGPITIAKVAGQSAEMGWQTFFSFMALMSVSLGILNLLPIPMLDGGHLVYYFVEIIRGKPVSEQVHLVGLKIGMVLLGSMMLLALFNDFMRL; encoded by the coding sequence ATGAGCGCATTATTTATTATTATTGCTGCTATCCTTTTACTGGGACCACTTATTGCTATTCATGAATTTGGGCACTATTTTGTAGCACGAAAACTTGGCGTAAAGGTTCTTGTATATTCAATTGGGTTTGGTCCAACACTTTTTAAATGGACATCTAAAAAATCTGGCATTCAATATCAATTAAGTGCATTACCACTTGGTGGTTATGTGCGAATGCTGGATGAGCGTGAAGGGAACGTTCCGGAAGAGGATTTGCCTTACGCATTTAATAGACAAAATCCTTGGAAACGTATTGCTATTGTAGCGGCAGGGCCATTTATTAATTTAGCATTTGCTGTATTGCTATTTTGGATATTATTTTTACCCGCACAAGAACAACTAAATACAAGAGTAGGTGCTATTATGCCAAACTCACCAGCTGCAATGTTGCAAATGCAGGTGGGCGATAAAATAACAACAATTGATCAAACGTCAGTATCAACTTGGGAAAAATTAAATTTTGCTTTAGTAGACCGAGCAGGTGAAACAGGTACCATAGTTGTTTCTGTCGATCGTAATGGGCAAGAAAAAACGTTTAATTTACCCATTCAAAATTTTCTTAATGATCAGTCTAAATCTCCTTTAGATGCACTAGGTTTTGCACCATATAGACCGGAAATTCCTGCGGTGGTGTCTAAATTGAGTGAGGATGGTGCTGCGATTCGTCAAGGCATGCAGCCAGGTGATAAAATTGTTGCCATTGATGGTCAACCAATGAAAGAATGGTTTGATGTAGTACAGGTAGTTCAGGCATCACCTGAAAAATTATTAAAAATAGAAGTAGTTCGGAATAATCAATCTGTATTGTTGGAAATCATGCCACAAGGTAAGAAAGACAATATGGGTAATGTTGTTGGTATGTTAGGGGTTCAAAGCGATCCTGGTAAAATCATTGTTCCAGATTCATTTAAACAGACAATACAGTATAATCCTGCAGAAGCATTTGTCATGGCTGTTGAAAAAACAGGGCAAATTTCTAGCATGATTTTGCATTCTATAGTAAAAATGATTCGGGGGATGATTGGTTTAGAAAATCTTTCGGGACCAATTACAATTGCAAAAGTTGCAGGTCAAAGTGCGGAGATGGGGTGGCAAACATTTTTTTCCTTTATGGCTCTTATGAGTGTAAGTCTAGGAATTTTAAATTTATTGCCAATTCCAATGCTTGATGGTGGACATTTGGTTTACTATTTTGTAGAAATAATTCGTGGTAAACCTGTTTCAGAACAAGTTCATTTGGTTGGTTTGAAAATTGGTATGGTATTGTTAGGAAGCATGATGCTTCTTGCATTATTTAACGACTTTATGCGTTTATAA
- the ispC gene encoding 1-deoxy-D-xylulose-5-phosphate reductoisomerase produces the protein MSQTVCILGVTGSIGQSTLKILQQHPEQYSLFAVTAYSRIDELVEICKQFRPKVAVVPSSKVDELQKKLQAENLLDIEILQDEAGLIKVASSAEVDIVMAAIVGAAGLLPTLAAVKAGKRVLLANKEALVMSGDIMMQAAHEHHALLLPVDSEHNAIFQCLPQNYFQAERNGQPKLGVSQILLTASGGPFLHQSLEELKKVTPAQACKHPNWSMGRKISVDSATLMNKGLELIEACHLFAVEEQFVTVVVHPQSIIHSMVQYVDGSTLAQMGNPDMCTPIAHALAWPERIQTNVPALDLFLHNQLNFTAPDLIKFPALRLAREAMREGGLAPAILNAANEIAVEAFLKEQISFLQIPEIVEETLNQVENKSANSLELILEADQQSRKIAQQMLTS, from the coding sequence ATGTCTCAAACTGTTTGTATTTTAGGTGTTACAGGTTCTATTGGTCAAAGTACTTTAAAAATACTGCAACAGCATCCAGAACAATATTCATTATTTGCCGTTACTGCTTATAGTCGAATAGATGAATTGGTTGAAATTTGCAAACAGTTTAGGCCAAAAGTTGCTGTTGTTCCTTCATCTAAAGTAGATGAATTGCAAAAAAAATTACAAGCAGAAAATCTACTTGATATCGAAATTTTGCAAGATGAGGCGGGCCTAATAAAAGTTGCTTCAAGTGCGGAAGTAGATATTGTAATGGCAGCAATTGTAGGAGCAGCGGGACTGTTACCTACTTTAGCGGCTGTTAAAGCTGGTAAACGAGTTCTTTTAGCAAATAAAGAAGCATTGGTGATGTCTGGAGATATCATGATGCAAGCAGCTCATGAACATCATGCTTTATTATTGCCTGTCGATTCAGAGCACAATGCTATTTTTCAGTGTTTGCCTCAAAATTATTTTCAAGCAGAGCGCAATGGGCAGCCTAAATTAGGGGTTTCTCAGATTTTGTTAACTGCTTCTGGTGGTCCATTCCTTCATCAAAGTTTGGAGGAATTGAAAAAAGTAACACCTGCACAAGCGTGTAAACATCCAAATTGGTCGATGGGACGAAAAATTTCAGTTGATTCTGCAACCTTAATGAATAAAGGTTTGGAATTGATAGAAGCTTGCCATTTATTTGCAGTAGAAGAACAATTTGTTACAGTTGTTGTTCATCCACAAAGTATTATTCATTCTATGGTTCAATATGTGGATGGTTCAACTTTGGCTCAAATGGGTAATCCTGATATGTGTACGCCAATTGCACATGCATTAGCATGGCCAGAGCGTATTCAAACAAATGTTCCAGCATTAGATTTATTTTTGCATAACCAGCTTAATTTTACCGCACCAGATTTAATTAAATTTCCTGCGCTTAGATTGGCTAGAGAAGCGATGAGAGAAGGTGGTTTAGCTCCGGCAATTTTAAATGCTGCTAATGAAATTGCAGTCGAAGCTTTTTTAAAGGAACAGATTAGTTTTTTACAAATTCCTGAAATTGTAGAAGAGACGTTAAATCAGGTTGAAAATAAATCAGCAAATAGTTTAGAGTTGATCTTAGAAGCAGATCAGCAGTCTAGAAAGATTGCACAACAAATGTTAACCAGTTAG
- a CDS encoding phosphatidate cytidylyltransferase: protein MLERIITALVLVAVVLSCMFATTSPYPMMVLMIIAAGVAGYEWFKLMPRKNNNLLKPKAWAFGLLTIVVSVIALYYTDIALLLWIASIISWLFSIHWVKSYPEYDGWYNPILYSVGLILVSAAITSIFDVWQNSPWWLMYLFLLVWGADSGAYFVGRKIGKRKLAPHVSPNKSIEGLFGGVATAILIIVVVESTYLDLTLGQHVLFLMLSILTVFSSVLGDLLESMIKRRAGIKDSGRILPGHGGVLDRIDSLLAAAPVFATGLYVLNLMGVDL from the coding sequence ATGTTAGAGCGGATTATTACTGCACTTGTATTGGTTGCAGTGGTGTTAAGTTGTATGTTTGCAACAACATCACCTTATCCAATGATGGTGCTAATGATTATTGCAGCGGGGGTTGCGGGTTATGAGTGGTTTAAACTCATGCCTAGAAAAAATAATAATTTACTTAAGCCTAAAGCTTGGGCATTTGGATTATTGACCATAGTGGTTTCTGTGATTGCACTTTACTATACAGATATTGCACTTTTGCTTTGGATTGCATCAATTATTTCATGGTTGTTTAGTATTCATTGGGTAAAGTCTTATCCAGAATATGACGGTTGGTATAATCCAATTCTTTATAGTGTTGGTCTAATTTTAGTTTCTGCGGCAATTACTTCAATTTTCGATGTATGGCAAAACTCACCTTGGTGGTTAATGTATTTGTTCCTACTTGTTTGGGGAGCAGATAGCGGTGCTTACTTTGTTGGTCGTAAGATTGGTAAGCGAAAATTAGCACCACATGTCAGTCCAAATAAGTCAATCGAAGGATTATTTGGTGGTGTTGCAACAGCTATTTTAATTATTGTTGTTGTTGAATCTACATATTTGGATTTAACTTTAGGGCAACACGTTTTATTTCTAATGTTATCTATTCTTACAGTATTTAGTTCTGTATTAGGTGATTTGTTAGAGTCAATGATTAAGCGTCGTGCTGGTATTAAAGATTCGGGGCGTATTTTGCCGGGTCATGGTGGTGTGCTAGATCGTATTGATTCTTTGCTTGCAGCAGCTCCAGTATTTGCTACAGGCTTATATGTTTTAAACCTCATGGGTGTAGATTTATAA
- the uppS gene encoding polyprenyl diphosphate synthase: protein MTLIEDNQHLPKHVAIIMDGNNRFAKKNQMPKGDGHREGKNILDPIVEFCRTKEIQALTVFAFSSENWNRPEYEVNLLMQLLEDTILEQIPRMEKYNIALRFIGDRSRLSTHLQSLMLQAEERTASFTSMTLTIAISYGGMWDIANAAKQLVKDVECKKISVDEIDEQQFAQYVCLSDLPPVDLLIRTGGDYRISNFLLWQTAYAELYFTDTLWPEFSVDEMSKAFSVFSSRERRFGKTSEQIQQAKLEN from the coding sequence ATGACCTTAATCGAAGATAATCAGCATCTTCCAAAACATGTTGCCATCATCATGGATGGCAACAATCGGTTTGCTAAAAAAAATCAAATGCCTAAAGGCGACGGGCACCGAGAAGGTAAAAATATTCTCGATCCAATTGTTGAATTTTGTCGGACTAAAGAGATTCAAGCACTGACGGTTTTTGCCTTTTCAAGTGAAAATTGGAACCGTCCAGAATATGAAGTGAATTTACTCATGCAGTTGTTGGAAGATACAATTCTTGAGCAAATTCCGCGTATGGAAAAATACAATATTGCGCTTCGATTTATTGGTGATCGATCTAGATTATCAACACATTTACAATCATTAATGTTGCAAGCTGAAGAAAGGACTGCTAGTTTTACGAGCATGACTTTAACGATTGCGATCAGTTATGGTGGAATGTGGGATATCGCAAATGCTGCAAAACAATTGGTAAAAGATGTGGAATGTAAGAAAATTAGTGTAGATGAAATTGATGAGCAACAATTTGCTCAATATGTTTGTCTTTCTGATTTACCGCCTGTAGATTTGCTTATTCGTACAGGTGGGGATTATCGAATTTCTAATTTTCTTCTTTGGCAAACAGCTTATGCTGAGTTGTATTTTACCGATACGTTGTGGCCTGAATTTAGTGTAGATGAAATGTCTAAAGCTTTTTCTGTTTTTTCTTCAAGAGAAAGACGATTCGGAAAAACTTCAGAGCAGATTCAGCAAGCGAAACTTGAGAATTAA
- the frr gene encoding ribosome recycling factor, whose amino-acid sequence MINDLKKDGELRMQKTLESLEQGFAKVRTGRAHPSILNGVMVPYYGSDVPLNQVANVGVEDSRTLIVQPFERTMVSAIDKAIRESDLGLNPVTADTIRVPLAALTEETRRDMQKVARSEAENAKVAIRNIRRDILGDVKALLKEKEISEDDDRRAADDVQKMTDKYVAEVDKRLAAKEAELMKV is encoded by the coding sequence ATGATTAACGATCTTAAAAAAGATGGCGAACTACGCATGCAAAAGACTTTAGAGTCTTTAGAGCAAGGTTTTGCAAAAGTTCGTACAGGACGTGCTCACCCATCAATTTTAAATGGGGTGATGGTTCCTTACTATGGTTCAGATGTGCCTTTAAACCAAGTAGCAAACGTGGGTGTTGAAGATTCACGTACATTAATTGTTCAGCCATTTGAACGTACAATGGTTTCGGCAATTGATAAAGCAATTCGTGAATCAGATTTGGGATTAAATCCTGTTACTGCGGATACAATTCGCGTACCACTTGCTGCATTAACTGAAGAAACACGTCGCGATATGCAAAAAGTTGCACGTTCTGAAGCAGAAAATGCAAAAGTTGCAATTCGTAACATTCGTCGTGATATTTTAGGTGATGTAAAAGCATTATTGAAAGAAAAAGAAATTTCTGAAGATGATGATCGCCGTGCAGCAGATGATGTTCAAAAAATGACGGATAAATATGTTGCAGAAGTAGACAAACGCCTTGCAGCAAAAGAAGCTGAATTGATGAAGGTCTAA
- the pyrH gene encoding UMP kinase, with amino-acid sequence MLDSKKPRYARILLKLSGEALAGNKEMGIDAQVLDQMSLAIAHLVGLGVQVGIVVGGGNLYRGSQLQKDGLVGRVTGDQMGMLATVMNGLAMRDALVRRNIKTRLMSALPIGTVVESYSSRDAIRHLTQGEVCVFVAGTGNPFFTTDTAACLRGIEIEASLILKATKVDGVYNKDPSKYDDAVKYETLSFDQVLDEKLGVMDLTAICLCRDHKVPLQVFDMNKSGALLSVVMGEKEGTLVTN; translated from the coding sequence ATGTTAGATTCTAAAAAGCCACGTTATGCACGTATCTTATTAAAACTTTCTGGTGAAGCACTTGCTGGAAATAAAGAAATGGGGATTGATGCGCAAGTACTCGATCAAATGTCTTTAGCAATTGCTCACTTAGTGGGGTTAGGTGTTCAAGTAGGTATTGTTGTTGGTGGTGGTAACCTTTATCGTGGTAGCCAATTACAAAAAGATGGATTAGTTGGTCGTGTAACTGGCGATCAAATGGGTATGCTTGCAACTGTAATGAACGGTTTGGCAATGCGAGATGCTTTAGTACGTCGTAATATTAAAACGCGTCTTATGTCTGCTTTACCAATTGGTACTGTTGTTGAGTCTTACTCAAGCCGTGATGCGATTCGTCATTTGACTCAAGGTGAAGTGTGTGTGTTTGTTGCGGGAACGGGTAATCCATTCTTCACAACAGATACAGCAGCATGCTTACGTGGTATTGAGATTGAAGCAAGCTTAATTCTCAAGGCGACTAAAGTAGATGGTGTATATAATAAAGATCCGAGCAAATATGATGATGCTGTAAAATATGAAACATTATCATTTGACCAAGTATTAGATGAAAAACTTGGTGTGATGGATTTGACAGCAATTTGCTTATGTCGTGACCATAAAGTGCCGCTTCAGGTTTTTGATATGAATAAATCTGGTGCTTTACTTTCAGTGGTTATGGGCGAAAAAGAAGGTACTCTCGTAACGAATTAA
- the rimO gene encoding 30S ribosomal protein S12 methylthiotransferase RimO, with the protein MKSPKVGFVSLGCPKALVDSERILTQLKTEGYDVASDYDGADLVVVNTCGFIESAVQESLDAIGEAMSANGRVIVTGCLGKDEDKIRQMHPNVLKVTGAAAYQEVMEAVHQYVPEPPKHNPFIDLVPEQGVRLTPKHYAYLKISEGCNHRCTFCIIPSMRGDLVSRPVGSVLSEAQALKKAGVKEVLVISQDTSAYGVDTKYKLDFWNGQPVKTKFFDMCEALGQLGIWVRLHYVYPYPHVDAVIDLMAQGKILPYLDIPFQHASPKILKLMKRPAHSENTLERLKLWREKCPELVIRSTFVVGFPGETEEDFEILLEWLKEAQLDRVGCFTYSPVEGATANDLPDHVPEEVKQERYERFMQVQQEISAAKLQKRIGQTMTVLVDDLEEEFPVAVARSYADAPEIDGNVFVEDIDKSQIKAGDLLEVEITDADEYDLFAKLIRIKSV; encoded by the coding sequence ATGAAGTCCCCCAAAGTCGGTTTTGTATCTTTAGGTTGTCCTAAGGCATTGGTAGATTCTGAACGAATTTTAACTCAGCTAAAGACTGAAGGTTATGATGTAGCATCAGATTATGATGGTGCAGATTTAGTCGTTGTTAACACCTGTGGTTTTATTGAATCTGCAGTACAAGAGTCTTTAGATGCCATTGGCGAAGCAATGAGTGCTAATGGTCGAGTAATCGTAACAGGTTGCTTAGGTAAAGATGAAGATAAAATTCGTCAAATGCACCCTAATGTTTTAAAAGTAACAGGGGCAGCAGCCTATCAGGAAGTGATGGAAGCCGTGCACCAATACGTGCCTGAGCCACCTAAACACAATCCTTTTATTGATCTTGTTCCAGAACAAGGTGTTCGGTTAACGCCAAAACATTATGCATATTTGAAAATTTCGGAAGGTTGTAACCATCGTTGCACATTCTGTATTATTCCAAGCATGCGTGGTGATTTAGTATCTCGTCCAGTGGGTTCTGTGTTAAGTGAAGCACAGGCACTTAAAAAAGCAGGTGTGAAAGAAGTTCTCGTAATTTCACAAGACACTTCTGCTTACGGTGTAGATACGAAGTACAAGTTAGATTTCTGGAATGGTCAGCCAGTAAAAACTAAATTCTTTGACATGTGTGAAGCTTTAGGGCAATTGGGTATATGGGTGCGTTTGCATTATGTATATCCGTATCCACATGTTGATGCTGTTATTGATTTAATGGCTCAAGGGAAAATTTTGCCGTATTTGGATATTCCATTCCAACATGCAAGCCCGAAAATCCTTAAATTAATGAAACGACCAGCACATAGTGAAAATACACTTGAACGCTTAAAATTATGGCGTGAGAAGTGTCCAGAGTTGGTTATTCGTTCAACATTCGTTGTAGGTTTCCCTGGTGAAACTGAAGAAGATTTTGAAATCTTACTTGAATGGTTGAAAGAAGCTCAACTTGATCGCGTAGGTTGCTTTACATATTCACCAGTTGAAGGTGCTACTGCAAATGACTTGCCTGATCATGTGCCTGAGGAAGTAAAGCAAGAGCGTTATGAACGCTTTATGCAAGTTCAACAAGAGATTTCTGCAGCTAAATTGCAAAAACGTATTGGTCAGACGATGACTGTACTTGTAGATGACCTTGAAGAAGAATTCCCAGTTGCAGTGGCACGTTCTTATGCGGATGCACCTGAAATTGACGGTAATGTGTTTGTGGAAGATATTGATAAATCTCAAATCAAAGCAGGCGATTTACTTGAAGTCGAAATTACTGATGCCGACGAATATGATTTATTTGCAAAATTAATTCGTATCAAATCAGTGTAA
- the glnL gene encoding nitrogen regulation protein NR(II), with protein MDHTPAIDYRLLVDNLATAILLVDRDLNIFYLNSSCEALFDISLLRASGMPVLNLLHAPSDEFNTEEALKNTLETSQPYTRRDATINVNFKDIHVDYTVSLLNYSRPYHPLILIELNPIDRRLKISKEENLIQQHQVARQLIRGVAHEIKNPLGGIRGATQLLARSLNDPEYKEFTDIIISEVDRLRKLVDTMLGSRHLPSYKSTNIHEPLERVRSLIINQTKKKIKITRDYDLSLPDVYADRDQLIQVMLNIGVNAVQAMMENKEFFVDHQPELILRTRIQRLVTINSVLNRSAVRIDIEDNGPGVPEEIIESVFYPLVTGRAKGTGLGLSIAQNIMHQHNGMIECQSVPGKTVFSLYLPWESDHVAK; from the coding sequence ATGGATCACACCCCTGCAATCGACTATCGACTATTAGTGGATAATCTTGCGACTGCAATTCTATTAGTCGATCGTGATTTAAATATCTTTTATCTCAACTCTTCATGTGAAGCACTGTTTGATATTAGCTTATTACGTGCTTCAGGTATGCCTGTATTAAATTTACTGCATGCGCCAAGTGATGAATTTAATACTGAAGAAGCATTAAAAAACACCTTAGAAACTTCTCAACCCTATACGCGACGTGACGCAACAATAAATGTCAATTTCAAAGATATTCATGTGGATTACACGGTATCACTATTGAATTACAGCAGACCTTATCATCCTTTAATTTTGATTGAACTCAATCCAATTGATCGTCGTTTAAAAATATCAAAAGAAGAAAACCTTATTCAACAACATCAAGTGGCACGTCAGCTTATACGTGGTGTTGCCCATGAGATTAAAAACCCATTAGGTGGAATTCGTGGTGCTACACAACTTCTTGCTCGTAGCCTAAATGATCCTGAATATAAAGAATTCACAGACATTATCATTAGTGAAGTTGATCGTTTAAGAAAATTAGTCGATACCATGCTTGGCTCTCGACATCTCCCTAGCTACAAATCAACCAATATTCATGAACCACTTGAACGCGTTCGCTCATTAATTATCAATCAAACTAAAAAGAAAATTAAAATTACACGAGATTATGACTTATCCCTTCCAGATGTTTATGCAGATCGAGATCAGCTTATTCAAGTCATGCTTAATATTGGTGTAAATGCCGTACAAGCCATGATGGAAAATAAAGAGTTTTTTGTTGATCATCAACCAGAATTAATTCTAAGAACACGTATTCAACGCCTCGTTACAATTAATAGTGTACTTAATCGCTCGGCTGTTCGAATTGACATTGAAGATAATGGTCCAGGCGTTCCAGAAGAAATTATTGAGTCAGTTTTCTACCCACTTGTTACTGGTAGAGCCAAAGGAACTGGGCTTGGTTTAAGTATTGCTCAAAATATTATGCATCAACATAACGGAATGATTGAATGCCAATCAGTTCCAGGAAAAACAGTCTTTAGCTTATATTTACCTTGGGAGTCAGATCATGTCGCGAAATAA
- the glnG gene encoding nitrogen regulation protein NR(I): MSRNKIWVIDDDRAMRWVLEKTFKEEGFDVTSFEEAQSALDQLNSDAPDVILTDIRMPGIDGLTFLGKVKSNYPDLPVIIMTAHSDLESAVSSYQTGAFEYLPKPFDIDEALALVNRAILHITKLQQQESAKVPPTIQSTEIIGESPAMQEVFRAIGRLSQSHITVLINGESGTGKELVAHALHRHSPRSSKPFIALNMAAIPKDLIETELFGHEKGAFTGANTQRQGRFEQANGGTLFLDEIGDMPFETQTRLLRVLADGEFYRVGGHIPVRVDVRIVAATHQDLEKLVHDGRFREDLYHRLNVIRIHIPKLAHRSEDIPMLAQHFLARAGKELGVSPKILRPETQEYIQLLPWPGNVRQLENTCRWLTVMITGREVYPEDLPSELKQIPLSKTNGNHPLPNLEQISIHHWDELLSKWAVQKLQNGEMKLLDIATPMFERTLINAALQQTRGRKRHAAELLGWGRNTLTRKLKELGMESTDDDVEEELEN; this comes from the coding sequence ATGTCGCGAAATAAAATATGGGTCATTGATGATGATCGCGCCATGCGTTGGGTGCTTGAAAAGACCTTTAAAGAAGAAGGATTTGATGTTACAAGTTTCGAAGAGGCTCAATCTGCCTTAGATCAGCTTAATAGCGATGCACCCGATGTTATTTTAACTGACATTCGCATGCCTGGAATTGATGGTTTGACTTTCCTCGGTAAAGTCAAAAGCAACTACCCAGACTTACCTGTAATTATTATGACTGCTCACTCAGATCTAGAATCTGCAGTATCTAGTTATCAAACAGGTGCTTTTGAATATCTACCCAAACCTTTCGATATTGATGAAGCTCTTGCATTAGTTAATCGTGCAATTTTGCATATCACAAAACTACAACAACAAGAATCAGCAAAAGTACCACCTACCATTCAATCAACAGAGATTATTGGTGAATCCCCTGCAATGCAGGAAGTGTTCCGAGCAATAGGTCGTTTATCACAATCACATATCACTGTTTTAATTAATGGTGAATCAGGTACAGGTAAAGAACTCGTTGCACATGCATTGCATCGCCATTCCCCACGTAGCAGCAAACCATTTATTGCACTTAATATGGCTGCCATTCCAAAAGACCTTATTGAAACAGAGCTATTTGGACATGAAAAAGGCGCATTCACTGGTGCAAATACTCAGCGTCAAGGGCGCTTTGAACAGGCAAATGGTGGCACATTATTTCTAGATGAAATTGGGGACATGCCATTTGAAACCCAAACACGTTTACTGCGTGTTTTAGCAGATGGTGAATTCTACCGTGTGGGTGGACATATTCCTGTTCGTGTAGATGTTCGCATTGTTGCAGCCACACATCAGGACTTAGAAAAACTTGTACATGATGGTCGTTTCCGCGAAGATCTATATCATCGCTTAAATGTGATTCGAATTCACATTCCTAAACTTGCACATCGTAGCGAAGACATTCCCATGCTCGCTCAACACTTCTTAGCGCGTGCAGGAAAAGAATTGGGCGTTAGTCCAAAAATTTTACGCCCAGAAACTCAAGAATATATACAACTTTTGCCATGGCCAGGTAATGTTCGCCAACTAGAAAATACCTGTCGTTGGCTAACTGTAATGATCACTGGTCGTGAAGTTTATCCTGAAGATTTACCATCAGAGTTAAAACAAATCCCCTTAAGTAAAACTAATGGTAATCACCCATTACCGAATTTAGAGCAAATCTCAATTCACCATTGGGATGAACTATTAAGTAAATGGGCTGTTCAAAAACTTCAAAATGGTGAAATGAAACTTCTTGATATCGCAACCCCAATGTTCGAGCGCACATTAATTAATGCCGCACTCCAACAAACACGAGGTCGTAAAAGACATGCCGCAGAACTTCTTGGTTGGGGGCGAAATACACTAACCCGAAAACTCAAAGAACTTGGCATGGAATCAACCGATGATGATGTCGAAGAAGAATTAGAAAATTAA
- a CDS encoding LysR substrate-binding domain-containing protein, with amino-acid sequence MLSDLDDFYCFAMVVEHGGFSAAERATDIPKSKLSRRVYNLEEKLGVRLIQRSSRHFAVTDVGMNVYRHAQVMVNAAQSAQDLVDHLSTEPRGTIKISIPMTIAQKTVAEILPEFLKQYPEIKIQMMITNRRVDIINEGIDIALRVRSNLDDDPNLIIRRLAKIEEHLYTTQAYLNEHGNVKQPDDLTHHRILSMREDNTEQNIIVYDKLNHAKKVKISPIVMASDLHMVADLVSQNCGIALLPDTIAQQYIDDGKFVKILPEWKAPHGIFHLVYPSKRGILPAVRIFIDYLVKKLSIP; translated from the coding sequence ATGCTTTCAGATTTAGATGATTTCTACTGTTTTGCAATGGTCGTTGAGCATGGAGGCTTTAGTGCTGCTGAACGCGCAACAGACATCCCTAAATCAAAATTAAGCCGTAGAGTTTATAATTTAGAAGAAAAACTAGGTGTTCGCCTCATTCAAAGAAGCTCTAGACATTTTGCTGTTACAGATGTGGGGATGAACGTATATCGTCATGCTCAAGTCATGGTTAATGCAGCACAATCAGCACAAGACCTTGTCGACCACTTAAGTACTGAACCGCGCGGAACCATTAAAATCAGTATTCCAATGACCATCGCACAAAAAACTGTTGCTGAAATTTTACCTGAATTCTTAAAACAATATCCTGAAATCAAAATTCAAATGATGATTACAAATCGTCGTGTCGATATTATCAATGAAGGAATTGATATTGCTTTACGTGTCAGATCTAATCTTGATGATGACCCAAATTTAATTATTCGTCGCTTAGCAAAAATAGAAGAACATCTGTACACAACCCAAGCTTATTTAAATGAACATGGTAATGTAAAACAACCTGATGATTTAACTCATCATCGTATTCTCAGTATGCGTGAAGATAATACTGAACAAAATATTATTGTTTATGACAAACTAAACCATGCTAAAAAAGTCAAAATTTCCCCGATTGTCATGGCATCAGACCTACATATGGTCGCAGACTTAGTGAGTCAAAATTGCGGTATTGCTTTACTTCCAGATACCATTGCACAACAATATATTGATGATGGAAAGTTTGTAAAAATTCTGCCCGAATGGAAAGCACCTCACGGTATTTTCCATCTCGTCTATCCATCTAAACGTGGAATTTTACCTGCGGTACGCATTTTTATAGATTACCTAGTAAAAAAGCTCAGTATTCCTTGA